One Rhododendron vialii isolate Sample 1 chromosome 2a, ASM3025357v1 genomic region harbors:
- the LOC131315882 gene encoding transcription factor GTE11-like isoform X4 — protein MVTSEDGVMQKLKIRIPLKRIEADPGTESYKLGPGTPANGKKKLVIKSDKSVIPSSGDAKVYTDADNLKVKSCTHKRKLSLVTDGQKEKRRKMDRSASRQCSIILKQLMMHPAGWVFNHPVDPVKLNIPDYHSIISDPMDLGTIKTKLEKNTYSNVEEFAADVWLTFSNAMVYNPPYSDVYHMAEQLNSTFNTRWNCFEARWNREHTNVEQEGKSRIEKDTEDPGHKKYPLHVNLLPKLLISAEEKEKLRKQLLELSREKISPHLQGLLKKCGLNWQRDGRVEIDIDAFDDKTLLELKRSIRSFFVPKPARAGSPKKEENSCRKSLGKIVHRGTADSGYRSVSGSATVNQQNSVAYKCGSCGTMRCQCSLQSDPARASSSDISSERSLGQDCVDSSRKNEVQSLLASRMGKSDPESDGAMHKEHGSSSPQLTTLGTTPACGEEWTPTIDIQLSPKKALRAAMLKSRFADTIFKAKHKTLLDHVDKIDPVKMQKEKERLERQQLEEAVRIEAQIKAAETASRMRAEAELKMQREREREAARLALQKIERTVEINNNQEILKDLEMLSGLSLSNNWLACELGAESVVGPIEGFGFGSPLERLGLFMKDEFILDEDEDAIFHGDGEEGEVFSNSSIPACS, from the exons ATGGTTACTTCTGAAGATGGGGTAATGCAGAAGTTGAAGATCAGAATTCCCTTAAAACGTATTGAAGCTGATCCTGGAACAGAATCATATAAATTAGGTCCTGGCACTCCAGCAAACGGAAAAAAGAAGTTAGTGATTAAATCAGACAAGTCAGTGATTCCTTCATCTGGCGATGCAAAAGTGTACACTGATGCTGATAACTTAAAGGTGAAATCCTGCACTCATAAGCGTAAGCTTTCATTGGTGACAGATGGTCAAAAGGAGAAGCGACGGAAGATGGATCGTAGTGCGTCACGTCAGTGTTCTATTATTTTGAAGCAATTGATGATGCATCCTGCTGGGTGGGTTTTTAATCACCCAGTTGATCCAGTGAAATTGAACATTCCTGATTACCACTCTATAATCTCTGACCCCATGGATTTGGgaacaataaaaacaaaattggagAAGAATACTTATTCCAATGTTGAAGAGTTTGCTGCTGATGTGTGGCTGACATTTTCCAATGCCATGGTGTACAATCCTCCCTATAGTGATGTTTATCACATGGCTGAGCAACTCAATAGTACTTTCAATACAAGGTGGAATTGTTTTGAGGCAAGATGGAATCGTGAGCACACAAATGTGGAGCAGGAGGGTAAATCACGTATTGAAAAAGATACCGAAGATCCTGGGCATAAAAAATACCCCCTGCATGTTAACTTGTTGCCCAAACTGTTGATATCAGCcgaggaaaaggaaaagttgAGAAAACAGCTGCTGGAATTGTCAAGGGAGAAGATATCACCACACCTCCAAGGTTTGCTTAAAAAATGTGGTTTGAACTGGCAAAGAGATGGAAGAGTGGAGATAGACATTGATGCGTTTGATGACAAAACCTTACTGGAATTGAAAAGAAGTATAAGAAGCTTCTTTGTCCCAAAACCTGCCAGA GCTGGCTCTCCTAAAAAGGAGGAAAACAGCTGCCGAAAATCTTTAGGGAAGATTGTCCACAGAG GCACTGCTGATAGTGGTTATAGAAGTGTTTCTGGTTCTGCCACTGTCAACCAACAAAACTCAGTTGCCTACAAATGTGGTTCATGTGGCACTATGAGATGCCAATGCAGCCTTCAAAGTGATCCTGCTCGCGCATCCTCAAGTG ATATATCATCGGAAAGATCACTGGGACAAGATTGTGTTGATTCTTCCAGGAAG AATGAGGTGCAAAGCCTCTTGGCATCCCGAATGGGCAAATCAGATCCAGAGTCTGATGGTG CTATGCACAAAGAACATGGCAGTTCTAGCCCACAACTGACAACTTTAGGTACCACTCCCGCTTGTGGGGAAG AATGGACTCCTACTATTGACATCCAACTATCACCGAAGAAGGCACTCCGTGCTGCAATGCTGAAGAGCCGCTTTGCTGACACAATCTTCAAGGCAAAACATAAGACACTCCTAGATCAT GTTGACAAAATCGATCCTGTTAAGATGcagaaagaaaaggagagacTTGAAAGGCAGCAACTTGAAG AGGCAGTGAGGATAGAAGCCCAAATCAAAGCTGCTGAAACTGCCTCACGAATGAGAGCAGAAGCTGAATTGAAAATGCAgcgggagagagaaagagaagctgCCAGACTTGCACTCCAGAAG ATTGAGAGGACTGTTGAGATCAATAATAACCAGGAGATCTTGAAAGATCTTGAGATGCTTAGTGGGTTATCACTATCCAACAATTGGCTTGCCTGCGAATTGGGGGCTGAATCGGTGGTGGGACCGATTGAGGGGTTTGGGTTCGGTAGTCCATTGGAACGTCTGGGCTTGTTTATGAAGGATGAGTTTATTTtggatgaggatgaggatgcGATCTTTCATGGAGATGGGGAGGAGGGTGAGGTCTTCAGCAACTCCTCCATTCCTGCTTGTTCATAA
- the LOC131315882 gene encoding transcription factor GTE11-like isoform X3: protein MYAVFQGLPFDKSRPFRCTTDLGSQSGNLKVAPLQVLQLPTMVTSEDGVMQKLKIRIPLKRIEADPGTESYKLGPGTPANGKKKLVIKSDKSVIPSSGDAKVYTDADNLKVKSCTHKRKLSLVTDGQKEKRRKMDRSASRQCSIILKQLMMHPAGWVFNHPVDPVKLNIPDYHSIISDPMDLGTIKTKLEKNTYSNVEEFAADVWLTFSNAMVYNPPYSDVYHMAEQLNSTFNTRWNCFEARWNREHTNVEQEGKSRIEKDTEDPGHKKYPLHVNLLPKLLISAEEKEKLRKQLLELSREKISPHLQGLLKKCGLNWQRDGRVEIDIDAFDDKTLLELKRSIRSFFVPKPARAGSPKKEENSCRKSLGKIVHRGTADSGYRSVSGSATVNQQNSVAYKCGSCGTMRCQCSLQSDPARASSSDISSERSLGQDCVDSSRKNEVQSLLASRMGKSDPESDGAMHKEHGSSSPQLTTLGTTPACGEEWTPTIDIQLSPKKALRAAMLKSRFADTIFKAKHKTLLDHVDKIDPVKMQKEKERLERQQLEEAVRIEAQIKAAETASRMRAEAELKMQREREREAARLALQKIERTVEINNNQEILKDLEMLSGLSLSNNWLACELGAESVVGPIEGFGFGSPLERLGLFMKDEFILDEDEDAIFHGDGEEGEVFSNSSIPACS from the exons ATGTACGCGGTCTTCCAGGGTTTACCATTCGACAAGTCGAGGCCTTTTCGGTGTACTACTGATCTCG GAAGCCAATCTGGAAATCTGAAGGTCGCTCCTCTTCAGGTTTTGCAGCTTCCAACTATGGTTACTTCTGAAGATGGGGTAATGCAGAAGTTGAAGATCAGAATTCCCTTAAAACGTATTGAAGCTGATCCTGGAACAGAATCATATAAATTAGGTCCTGGCACTCCAGCAAACGGAAAAAAGAAGTTAGTGATTAAATCAGACAAGTCAGTGATTCCTTCATCTGGCGATGCAAAAGTGTACACTGATGCTGATAACTTAAAGGTGAAATCCTGCACTCATAAGCGTAAGCTTTCATTGGTGACAGATGGTCAAAAGGAGAAGCGACGGAAGATGGATCGTAGTGCGTCACGTCAGTGTTCTATTATTTTGAAGCAATTGATGATGCATCCTGCTGGGTGGGTTTTTAATCACCCAGTTGATCCAGTGAAATTGAACATTCCTGATTACCACTCTATAATCTCTGACCCCATGGATTTGGgaacaataaaaacaaaattggagAAGAATACTTATTCCAATGTTGAAGAGTTTGCTGCTGATGTGTGGCTGACATTTTCCAATGCCATGGTGTACAATCCTCCCTATAGTGATGTTTATCACATGGCTGAGCAACTCAATAGTACTTTCAATACAAGGTGGAATTGTTTTGAGGCAAGATGGAATCGTGAGCACACAAATGTGGAGCAGGAGGGTAAATCACGTATTGAAAAAGATACCGAAGATCCTGGGCATAAAAAATACCCCCTGCATGTTAACTTGTTGCCCAAACTGTTGATATCAGCcgaggaaaaggaaaagttgAGAAAACAGCTGCTGGAATTGTCAAGGGAGAAGATATCACCACACCTCCAAGGTTTGCTTAAAAAATGTGGTTTGAACTGGCAAAGAGATGGAAGAGTGGAGATAGACATTGATGCGTTTGATGACAAAACCTTACTGGAATTGAAAAGAAGTATAAGAAGCTTCTTTGTCCCAAAACCTGCCAGA GCTGGCTCTCCTAAAAAGGAGGAAAACAGCTGCCGAAAATCTTTAGGGAAGATTGTCCACAGAG GCACTGCTGATAGTGGTTATAGAAGTGTTTCTGGTTCTGCCACTGTCAACCAACAAAACTCAGTTGCCTACAAATGTGGTTCATGTGGCACTATGAGATGCCAATGCAGCCTTCAAAGTGATCCTGCTCGCGCATCCTCAAGTG ATATATCATCGGAAAGATCACTGGGACAAGATTGTGTTGATTCTTCCAGGAAG AATGAGGTGCAAAGCCTCTTGGCATCCCGAATGGGCAAATCAGATCCAGAGTCTGATGGTG CTATGCACAAAGAACATGGCAGTTCTAGCCCACAACTGACAACTTTAGGTACCACTCCCGCTTGTGGGGAAG AATGGACTCCTACTATTGACATCCAACTATCACCGAAGAAGGCACTCCGTGCTGCAATGCTGAAGAGCCGCTTTGCTGACACAATCTTCAAGGCAAAACATAAGACACTCCTAGATCAT GTTGACAAAATCGATCCTGTTAAGATGcagaaagaaaaggagagacTTGAAAGGCAGCAACTTGAAG AGGCAGTGAGGATAGAAGCCCAAATCAAAGCTGCTGAAACTGCCTCACGAATGAGAGCAGAAGCTGAATTGAAAATGCAgcgggagagagaaagagaagctgCCAGACTTGCACTCCAGAAG ATTGAGAGGACTGTTGAGATCAATAATAACCAGGAGATCTTGAAAGATCTTGAGATGCTTAGTGGGTTATCACTATCCAACAATTGGCTTGCCTGCGAATTGGGGGCTGAATCGGTGGTGGGACCGATTGAGGGGTTTGGGTTCGGTAGTCCATTGGAACGTCTGGGCTTGTTTATGAAGGATGAGTTTATTTtggatgaggatgaggatgcGATCTTTCATGGAGATGGGGAGGAGGGTGAGGTCTTCAGCAACTCCTCCATTCCTGCTTGTTCATAA
- the LOC131315882 gene encoding transcription factor GTE11-like isoform X2 translates to MYAVFQGLPFDKSRPFRCTTDLAGTLLHLCLHKSSVVMVSGSQSGNLKVAPLQVLQLPTMVTSEDGVMQKLKIRIPLKRIEADPGTESYKLGPGTPANGKKKLVIKSDKSVIPSSGDAKVYTDADNLKVKSCTHKRKLSLVTDGQKEKRRKMDRSASRQCSIILKQLMMHPAGWVFNHPVDPVKLNIPDYHSIISDPMDLGTIKTKLEKNTYSNVEEFAADVWLTFSNAMVYNPPYSDVYHMAEQLNSTFNTRWNCFEARWNREHTNVEQEGKSRIEKDTEDPGHKKYPLHVNLLPKLLISAEEKEKLRKQLLELSREKISPHLQGLLKKCGLNWQRDGRVEIDIDAFDDKTLLELKRSIRSFFVPKPARAGSPKKEENSCRKSLGKIVHRGTADSGYRSVSGSATVNQQNSVAYKCGSCGTMRCQCSLQSDPARASSSDISSERSLGQDCVDSSRKNEVQSLLASRMGKSDPESDGAMHKEHGSSSPQLTTLEWTPTIDIQLSPKKALRAAMLKSRFADTIFKAKHKTLLDHVDKIDPVKMQKEKERLERQQLEEAVRIEAQIKAAETASRMRAEAELKMQREREREAARLALQKIERTVEINNNQEILKDLEMLSGLSLSNNWLACELGAESVVGPIEGFGFGSPLERLGLFMKDEFILDEDEDAIFHGDGEEGEVFSNSSIPACS, encoded by the exons ATGTACGCGGTCTTCCAGGGTTTACCATTCGACAAGTCGAGGCCTTTTCGGTGTACTACTGATCTCG CTGGCACTTTGTTACATCTGTGCTTGCATAAGAGTTCAGTGGTTATGGTGTCAGGAAGCCAATCTGGAAATCTGAAGGTCGCTCCTCTTCAGGTTTTGCAGCTTCCAACTATGGTTACTTCTGAAGATGGGGTAATGCAGAAGTTGAAGATCAGAATTCCCTTAAAACGTATTGAAGCTGATCCTGGAACAGAATCATATAAATTAGGTCCTGGCACTCCAGCAAACGGAAAAAAGAAGTTAGTGATTAAATCAGACAAGTCAGTGATTCCTTCATCTGGCGATGCAAAAGTGTACACTGATGCTGATAACTTAAAGGTGAAATCCTGCACTCATAAGCGTAAGCTTTCATTGGTGACAGATGGTCAAAAGGAGAAGCGACGGAAGATGGATCGTAGTGCGTCACGTCAGTGTTCTATTATTTTGAAGCAATTGATGATGCATCCTGCTGGGTGGGTTTTTAATCACCCAGTTGATCCAGTGAAATTGAACATTCCTGATTACCACTCTATAATCTCTGACCCCATGGATTTGGgaacaataaaaacaaaattggagAAGAATACTTATTCCAATGTTGAAGAGTTTGCTGCTGATGTGTGGCTGACATTTTCCAATGCCATGGTGTACAATCCTCCCTATAGTGATGTTTATCACATGGCTGAGCAACTCAATAGTACTTTCAATACAAGGTGGAATTGTTTTGAGGCAAGATGGAATCGTGAGCACACAAATGTGGAGCAGGAGGGTAAATCACGTATTGAAAAAGATACCGAAGATCCTGGGCATAAAAAATACCCCCTGCATGTTAACTTGTTGCCCAAACTGTTGATATCAGCcgaggaaaaggaaaagttgAGAAAACAGCTGCTGGAATTGTCAAGGGAGAAGATATCACCACACCTCCAAGGTTTGCTTAAAAAATGTGGTTTGAACTGGCAAAGAGATGGAAGAGTGGAGATAGACATTGATGCGTTTGATGACAAAACCTTACTGGAATTGAAAAGAAGTATAAGAAGCTTCTTTGTCCCAAAACCTGCCAGA GCTGGCTCTCCTAAAAAGGAGGAAAACAGCTGCCGAAAATCTTTAGGGAAGATTGTCCACAGAG GCACTGCTGATAGTGGTTATAGAAGTGTTTCTGGTTCTGCCACTGTCAACCAACAAAACTCAGTTGCCTACAAATGTGGTTCATGTGGCACTATGAGATGCCAATGCAGCCTTCAAAGTGATCCTGCTCGCGCATCCTCAAGTG ATATATCATCGGAAAGATCACTGGGACAAGATTGTGTTGATTCTTCCAGGAAG AATGAGGTGCAAAGCCTCTTGGCATCCCGAATGGGCAAATCAGATCCAGAGTCTGATGGTG CTATGCACAAAGAACATGGCAGTTCTAGCCCACAACTGACAACTTTAG AATGGACTCCTACTATTGACATCCAACTATCACCGAAGAAGGCACTCCGTGCTGCAATGCTGAAGAGCCGCTTTGCTGACACAATCTTCAAGGCAAAACATAAGACACTCCTAGATCAT GTTGACAAAATCGATCCTGTTAAGATGcagaaagaaaaggagagacTTGAAAGGCAGCAACTTGAAG AGGCAGTGAGGATAGAAGCCCAAATCAAAGCTGCTGAAACTGCCTCACGAATGAGAGCAGAAGCTGAATTGAAAATGCAgcgggagagagaaagagaagctgCCAGACTTGCACTCCAGAAG ATTGAGAGGACTGTTGAGATCAATAATAACCAGGAGATCTTGAAAGATCTTGAGATGCTTAGTGGGTTATCACTATCCAACAATTGGCTTGCCTGCGAATTGGGGGCTGAATCGGTGGTGGGACCGATTGAGGGGTTTGGGTTCGGTAGTCCATTGGAACGTCTGGGCTTGTTTATGAAGGATGAGTTTATTTtggatgaggatgaggatgcGATCTTTCATGGAGATGGGGAGGAGGGTGAGGTCTTCAGCAACTCCTCCATTCCTGCTTGTTCATAA
- the LOC131315882 gene encoding transcription factor GTE11-like isoform X1, producing MYAVFQGLPFDKSRPFRCTTDLAGTLLHLCLHKSSVVMVSGSQSGNLKVAPLQVLQLPTMVTSEDGVMQKLKIRIPLKRIEADPGTESYKLGPGTPANGKKKLVIKSDKSVIPSSGDAKVYTDADNLKVKSCTHKRKLSLVTDGQKEKRRKMDRSASRQCSIILKQLMMHPAGWVFNHPVDPVKLNIPDYHSIISDPMDLGTIKTKLEKNTYSNVEEFAADVWLTFSNAMVYNPPYSDVYHMAEQLNSTFNTRWNCFEARWNREHTNVEQEGKSRIEKDTEDPGHKKYPLHVNLLPKLLISAEEKEKLRKQLLELSREKISPHLQGLLKKCGLNWQRDGRVEIDIDAFDDKTLLELKRSIRSFFVPKPARAGSPKKEENSCRKSLGKIVHRGTADSGYRSVSGSATVNQQNSVAYKCGSCGTMRCQCSLQSDPARASSSDISSERSLGQDCVDSSRKNEVQSLLASRMGKSDPESDGAMHKEHGSSSPQLTTLGTTPACGEEWTPTIDIQLSPKKALRAAMLKSRFADTIFKAKHKTLLDHVDKIDPVKMQKEKERLERQQLEEAVRIEAQIKAAETASRMRAEAELKMQREREREAARLALQKIERTVEINNNQEILKDLEMLSGLSLSNNWLACELGAESVVGPIEGFGFGSPLERLGLFMKDEFILDEDEDAIFHGDGEEGEVFSNSSIPACS from the exons ATGTACGCGGTCTTCCAGGGTTTACCATTCGACAAGTCGAGGCCTTTTCGGTGTACTACTGATCTCG CTGGCACTTTGTTACATCTGTGCTTGCATAAGAGTTCAGTGGTTATGGTGTCAGGAAGCCAATCTGGAAATCTGAAGGTCGCTCCTCTTCAGGTTTTGCAGCTTCCAACTATGGTTACTTCTGAAGATGGGGTAATGCAGAAGTTGAAGATCAGAATTCCCTTAAAACGTATTGAAGCTGATCCTGGAACAGAATCATATAAATTAGGTCCTGGCACTCCAGCAAACGGAAAAAAGAAGTTAGTGATTAAATCAGACAAGTCAGTGATTCCTTCATCTGGCGATGCAAAAGTGTACACTGATGCTGATAACTTAAAGGTGAAATCCTGCACTCATAAGCGTAAGCTTTCATTGGTGACAGATGGTCAAAAGGAGAAGCGACGGAAGATGGATCGTAGTGCGTCACGTCAGTGTTCTATTATTTTGAAGCAATTGATGATGCATCCTGCTGGGTGGGTTTTTAATCACCCAGTTGATCCAGTGAAATTGAACATTCCTGATTACCACTCTATAATCTCTGACCCCATGGATTTGGgaacaataaaaacaaaattggagAAGAATACTTATTCCAATGTTGAAGAGTTTGCTGCTGATGTGTGGCTGACATTTTCCAATGCCATGGTGTACAATCCTCCCTATAGTGATGTTTATCACATGGCTGAGCAACTCAATAGTACTTTCAATACAAGGTGGAATTGTTTTGAGGCAAGATGGAATCGTGAGCACACAAATGTGGAGCAGGAGGGTAAATCACGTATTGAAAAAGATACCGAAGATCCTGGGCATAAAAAATACCCCCTGCATGTTAACTTGTTGCCCAAACTGTTGATATCAGCcgaggaaaaggaaaagttgAGAAAACAGCTGCTGGAATTGTCAAGGGAGAAGATATCACCACACCTCCAAGGTTTGCTTAAAAAATGTGGTTTGAACTGGCAAAGAGATGGAAGAGTGGAGATAGACATTGATGCGTTTGATGACAAAACCTTACTGGAATTGAAAAGAAGTATAAGAAGCTTCTTTGTCCCAAAACCTGCCAGA GCTGGCTCTCCTAAAAAGGAGGAAAACAGCTGCCGAAAATCTTTAGGGAAGATTGTCCACAGAG GCACTGCTGATAGTGGTTATAGAAGTGTTTCTGGTTCTGCCACTGTCAACCAACAAAACTCAGTTGCCTACAAATGTGGTTCATGTGGCACTATGAGATGCCAATGCAGCCTTCAAAGTGATCCTGCTCGCGCATCCTCAAGTG ATATATCATCGGAAAGATCACTGGGACAAGATTGTGTTGATTCTTCCAGGAAG AATGAGGTGCAAAGCCTCTTGGCATCCCGAATGGGCAAATCAGATCCAGAGTCTGATGGTG CTATGCACAAAGAACATGGCAGTTCTAGCCCACAACTGACAACTTTAGGTACCACTCCCGCTTGTGGGGAAG AATGGACTCCTACTATTGACATCCAACTATCACCGAAGAAGGCACTCCGTGCTGCAATGCTGAAGAGCCGCTTTGCTGACACAATCTTCAAGGCAAAACATAAGACACTCCTAGATCAT GTTGACAAAATCGATCCTGTTAAGATGcagaaagaaaaggagagacTTGAAAGGCAGCAACTTGAAG AGGCAGTGAGGATAGAAGCCCAAATCAAAGCTGCTGAAACTGCCTCACGAATGAGAGCAGAAGCTGAATTGAAAATGCAgcgggagagagaaagagaagctgCCAGACTTGCACTCCAGAAG ATTGAGAGGACTGTTGAGATCAATAATAACCAGGAGATCTTGAAAGATCTTGAGATGCTTAGTGGGTTATCACTATCCAACAATTGGCTTGCCTGCGAATTGGGGGCTGAATCGGTGGTGGGACCGATTGAGGGGTTTGGGTTCGGTAGTCCATTGGAACGTCTGGGCTTGTTTATGAAGGATGAGTTTATTTtggatgaggatgaggatgcGATCTTTCATGGAGATGGGGAGGAGGGTGAGGTCTTCAGCAACTCCTCCATTCCTGCTTGTTCATAA
- the LOC131317421 gene encoding protein FAR1-RELATED SEQUENCE 5-like: MEMDQTPRSNQERDGFLTTQKACFELKIGMKVNSDQEAYDMYNAYAFDMGFSIRRDDLSYKRDTKEVIRCTYVCSKEGFREFSDHSEEKKCNRLDSRCGCSARVIFKVENGVYEISQLVAEHNHPLIESDQRHLLRSTRKIHDTSKGVIKSMVDVGIRVSKTYAYMLNKSGGYKSIGYTETDCHNFVQVERSKRIEAGDGQSVMNHFKHI; the protein is encoded by the exons ATGGAGATGGACCAAACACCCAGATCAAATCAAGAAAGGG ATGGCTTTTTAACGACTCAAAAAGCATGTTTCGAGTTAAAAATTGGAATGAAAGTTAATAGTGATCAAGAAGCTTATGACATGTACAATGCATATGCATTTGATATGGGTTTTAGCATTCGGCGAGATGATTTAAGTTACAAAAGAGATACGAAAGAAGTGATTCGATGTACTTATGTGTGTTCAAAAGAGGGGTTCAGAGAATTTAGTGATCATAGCGAAGAAAAGAAGTGTAACCGGTTAGATAGTAGATGTGGCTGCAGCGCACGGGTTATTTTTAAAGTGGAAAATGGTGTCTATGAAATCAGTCAGTTAGTGGCTGAGCATAATCACCCTTTGATTGAATCAGATCAAAGACATTTGCTAAGGTCTACACGTAAAATACATGATACAAGTAAGGGTGTTATCAAATCCATGGTTGATGTTGGTATAAGGGTGAGCAAAACTTATGCATACATGTTAAATAAATCTGGTGGTTATAAAAGTATTGGGTACACGGAGACTGATTGTCATAATTTTGTGCAAGTTGAACGATCAAAGAGGATTGAAGCTGGTGATGGTCAGAGTGTAATGAATCATTTCAAGCACATCTAA
- the LOC131315880 gene encoding protein FAR1-RELATED SEQUENCE 5-like, producing the protein MICTPFVGVNHHRKNVLFGCAFLSDETTASFVWLFNAFLESMDYKAPKIIFTDQDHAIANAVAQVFSNTQHRLCGWHISKNAAVNISSLYQQEGFRDALNFLLYHCDSEKFFKEKWKEMIDKWHCADNAWLLRLYTLRQKWALAFSRDVFSCNISSSQRSESTNNVFQHMARKTLALPEFMDHYGKNAKKMREVEVIKDFKCASGNPCISSRECAILKHACMVYTHKMFAKFQDEFTQTTSISVLRCMPNGAFQTYTMRRQGGNREYIVEFNPIDRSISCCCKRFESLGLLCCHVLRVLNLNDVNEIPEQYILKRWTKDVKQGYGMMERHANLTQDKCGNSAKTLRLNRLMRKSFALMNLCVNSEESTKIAEQNMDKTFEEVRIYNASLCGDTSDVGDTFIPVSNVPVMDPLRHRQKGQTNGRMKGALEKRRKRKTSGNVNDSNPIADFLLASNVMQPPRFATPNDLLSEYPHGYFTSMI; encoded by the exons ATGATCTGTACTCCATTTGTAGGGGTGAATCATCATCGAAAAAATGTGTTATTTGGTTGTGCATTTTTGTCTGATGAGACCACTGCttcctttgtttggttgtttaaTGCATTTCTCGAGTCCATGGATTACAAGGCACCGAAGATAATTTTCACTGATCAAGATCACGCAATTGCTAATGCGGTTGCACAAGTATTTTCGAATACACAACATCGTTTATGTGGGTGGCACATCTCAAAAAATGCTGCAGTGAACATTTCTAGTCTCTATCAACAAGAAGGATTTAGGGACGCTCTTAACTTCTTGTTGTATCATTGTGATAGTGAAAAGTTTTTTAAGGAGAAGTGGAAAGAAATGATTGACAAATGGCATTGTGCCGATAATGCTTGGCTTTTAAGATTATACACTCTTCGGCAAAAATGGGCCCTCGCATTTAGTCGTGATGTGTTTTCATGCAACATAAGTTCTAGTCAAAGAAGTGAGAGCACAAATAATGTTTTCCAGCATATGGCACGTAAGACTTTGGCTCTACCTGAATTTATGGATCACTATggaaaaaatgctaaaaagatGCGTGAGGTAGAGGTGATCAAGGATTTCAAGTGTGCTAGTGGAAACCCTTGTATTTCATCTCGTGAGTGTGCCATTTTGAAGCATGCATGTATGGTGTACACCCATAAAATGTTTGCTAAGTTTCAAGATGAGTTCACCCAAACTACATCTATATCGGTGCTTCGATGCATGCCCAATGGGGCATTCCAAACATATACGATGAGAAGGCAAGGTGGTAATAGAGAATACATTGTAGAGTTCAACCCTATTGATCGTTCGATCTCTTGTTGTTGTAAAAGGTTTGAATCCTTGGGATTATTGTGTTGCCATGTATTGCgagttttgaatttgaatgaTGTCAATGAAATTCCTGAACAATATATCTTGAAGAGATGGACGAAAGATGTAAAGCAGGGTTATGGCATGATGGAGAGGCATGCTAATTTAACACAAGATAAGTGTGGCAATTCAGCTAAAACATTGCGCCTTAACAGGTTAATGCGGAAATCGTTTGCTCTTATGAATCTATGTGTGAATTCAGAGGAAAGTACTAAGATTGCAGAACAAAACATGGATAAGACTTTCGAGGAAGTAAGAATATATAATGCATCTTTATGTGGAGATACAAGTGATGTTGGGGACACTTTTATACCAGTTTCCAATGTCCCAGTGATGGATCCTCTGCGGCATAGACAAAAAGGACAAACTAATGGTAGAATGAAGGGTGCTCTagagaagagaaggaaaaggaaaacatcTGGAAATGTTAATGATAGTAATCCTATAGCAG acTTTCTATTGGCATCAAATGTTATGCAACCTCCAAGATTCGCAACACCAAATGACTTG CTCTCTGAATACCCACATGGTTATTTTACGAGTATGATATAG